One region of Phoenix dactylifera cultivar Barhee BC4 unplaced genomic scaffold, palm_55x_up_171113_PBpolish2nd_filt_p 000143F, whole genome shotgun sequence genomic DNA includes:
- the LOC103722392 gene encoding pentatricopeptide repeat-containing protein At3g62890-like, translated as MPPTPPFPRHLETLLRSCCAAHHLRPLLARLIVAGLVRHPLALRRLVELLSVAADHPAAPLLARPLSRLYFRLAPASTTFLYNLLIRAFSRSRRYPAESLIAFSSLLRHGGRSFPDRFTFPFLVKAISNLNSPFEGQQAHSQVLKRGFQSDVYVVNTFLSMYASFGVMASAQKLFDSSSVVLDVVSWNTIIDGYVKSGAMEVARRIFDEMPVRNEVSWSAIISGYAGKGELEIAQFLFDRMPVGRNIVTWNSMISGFARHGLLPLARKLFDEMPVRNVVSWNSMVSGYAMNGEMDLARELFDLMLERDVVSWSCMISGYAQVNQYMEALQVFKKMQLESSVKPNEVTMVSVLSACAHLAALDQGKWVHAYIDKNHMTLDDDYNLGAALIDMYAKCGSMETAVVLFHALDRKNVSSWNALITGLAINGAARESLEAFEWMKRSGPKPNDITLLGVLTACTHGGLVDEGRRYFENMLKVYGVQPEMKHYGCIVDLLGRAGFLEEAEGIIRSMPMKPDVMVLGALLGACRIHRDIRVADMIRSQVLNLKPQQSGCHVILSNIYAAAGRWDDASEMRSLLKQSGIRKEPGSSSVELDGVVYEFVAGGCSHPEASTIYSWLDEMGRKLRSLGYLPVTEDVLLDLDGEDKETCLSRHSEKLALAFALLRATCQSTIRILKNLRICGDCHLFIKHVSKLYPQQILVRDRIRFHHFKGGLCSCKDYW; from the coding sequence ATGCCCCCGACCCCGCCTTTCCCCCGTCACCTCGAGACCCTCCTCCGCTCCTGCTGCGCCGCCCACCACCTCCGCCCCCTCCTCGCGCGCCTCATCGTCGCCGGCCTCGTGCGCCACCCCCTTGCCCTCCGCCGCCTCGTCGAGCTCCTCTCCGTTGCCGCCGACCACCCCGCCGCCCCCCTCCTCGCCCGCCCTCTCTCCCGCCTCTACTTCCGCCTTGCCCCCGCCTCCACCACCTTCCTCTACAACCTCCTCATCCGCGCCTTCTCCCGAAGCCGCCGCTATCCCGCCGAGTCCCTTATCgccttctcctccctcctccgccACGGCGGCCGCTCCTTCCCCGATCGGTTCACCTTCCCCTTCCTCGTCAAGGCCATCTCCAATCTCAATTCCCCCTTCGAAGGGCAGCAGGCCCACTCTCAAGTGCTGAAACGTGGATTCCAATCTGATGTCTATGTTGTAAATACTTTTCTCAGCATGTATGCTTCTTTTGGGGTCATGGCTTCGGCTCAGAAGCTCTTTGATTCGAGTTCTGTGGTGTTGGATGTAGTCTCGTGGAACACGATAATTGATGGGTACGTGAAATCCGGGGCAATGGAGGTCGCAAGGCGGATTTTTGATGAAATGCCGGTGAGAAATGAGGTATCCTGGAGCGCGATCATTTCTGGTTACGCTGGGAAGGGTGAGCTGGAGATAGCTCAATTCTTGTTTGATAGAATGCCGGTCGGGAGGAACATCGTGACTTGGAACTCGATGATATCCGGGTTTGCAAGGCATGGGTTGCTCCCGCTGGCAAGGAAGCTGTTTGATGAGATGCCAGTGAGGAATGTTGTGTCGTGGAATTCAATGGTTTCAGGGTATGCTATGAATGGGGAGATGGACTTGGCGAGGGAGTTGTTTGATCTAATGCTGGAAAGAGATGTTGTTTCTTGGAGCTGCATGATTTCGGGCTATGCACAGGTTAACCAGTATATGGAGGCACTGCAGGTCTTTAAAAAGATGCAACTTGAGAGCAGTGTGAAGCCCAACGAAGTTACAATGGTTAGTGTGCTCTCAGCTTGTGCACACCTAGCCGCCTTGGATCAGGGAAAGTGGGTTCATGCTTACATTGACAAAAACCACATGACTTTGGATGATGACTATAATCTAGGTGCTGCATTGATCGATATGTATGCCAAGTGTGGAAGCATGGAGACGGCAGTTGTACTCTTCCATGCATTGGATAGGAAGAACGTTTCTAGCTGGAATGCTCTGATCACAGGGTTAGCAATCAATGGGGCAGCTCGTGAGTCTCTTGAGGCCTTTGAGTGGATGAAGAGATCAGGGCCAAAGCCTAATGACATCACTTTATTGGGTGTGTTAACTGCATGTACTCATGGTGGGTTGGTGGATGAAGGGCGCCGGTACTTTGAGAACATGTTAAAGGTTTATGGGGTTCAGCCTGAGATGAAGCATTATGGTTGCATAGTTGATTTATTGGGCCGAGCAGGGTTCTTGGAAGAGGCAGAAGGGATCATCAGAAGCATGCCAATGAAGCCAGATGTGATGGTATTGGGTGCTTTGCTTGGTGCTTGTAGGATTCACAGAGACATCAGAGTTGCAGATATGATAAGGAGTCAAGTTCTCAATCTGAAGCCTCAGCAATCTGGTTGCCATGTTATACTGTCTAATATCTATGCTGCTGCCGGTAGATGGGATGATGCCTCAGAGATGAGGAGTTTATTGAAGCAGAGTGGCATCAGGAAAGAGCCAGGGTCTAGTTCGGTTGAGTTAGATGGTGTTGTTTATGAGTTTGTTGCAGGAGGTTGTTCTCATCCAGAGGCCAGCACAATATATTCCTGGCTAGATGAAATGGGGAGGAAGCTAAGATCTCTAGGGTATTTACCAGTGACTGAAGATGTTCTGTTAGATTTAGATGGAGAAGATAAAGAGACCTGTCTCTCGAGGCACAGTGAGAAGCTTGCTTTAGCATTTGCCTTGCTAAGAGCTACATGTCAATCTACAATTAGAATCCTAAAGAATCTACGGATATGTGGGGACTGCCATTTATTTATAAAGCACGTGTCCAAATTATACCCACAGCAAATTCTTGTGAGAGATAGAATCCGCTTCCACCATTTCAAGGGTGGCCTTTGTTCATGCAAGGATTACTGGTGA
- the LOC120104934 gene encoding L10-interacting MYB domain-containing protein-like, which yields MSKKSQHTLAGPSTQDEKKRKAIWNEKLIEEFIDICIGEVEAGNRPGTHFNRLGWANIIKKFNEKTGNQYDYKKFKNKWDNLKANWSIWMKLVGKKTGLGWDPVRNTIDAPDAWWEKKLQEIPDAAKFRERGLQHAIKLDRLFRGTSATGEGAWAPALLVQEDVEDTIEVYERLDGVNNDTFEGLGDSDEDHHMIEYKIDDVPTDNFNVNLTLASDAIQERGKKRVSSTLHDKKCKKVGGAAQLSQQLSRLIDAVEKKSTVPSKMIDKPGRSIDEVMDVVHMMPEMVAQPELLLIAAEVLLKREHREMFMALRDTNLRIEWLKRMSNLHK from the exons ATGTCTAAGAAGAGCCAACATACCCTTGCTGGTCCATCAACCCAagatgagaagaagaggaaggccaTTTGGAATGAAAAATTGATAGAGGAGTTTATCGATATATGTATTGGTGAAGTTGAAGCTGGTAATCGCCCAGGAACACATTTCAATAGGTTAGGGTGGGCcaatataattaagaaattcaaTGAGAAGACTGGAAATCAATATGactacaaaaaatttaaaaataagtgGGATAACCTGAAAGCAAATTGGAGCATTTGGATGAAATTGGTGGGAAAGAAAACAGGACTTGGATGGGATCCTGTTAGAAATACAATAGATGCACCAGATGCATGgtgggaaaaaaaattgcag GAGATTCCTGATGCAGCTAAGTTTCGAGAACGTGGTCTACAACATGCCATAAAATTGGATAGGTTATTTAGAGGTACTAGTGCCACTGGGGAGGGGGCCTGGGCACCAGCTTTACTGGTGCAGGAGGATGTTGAGGACACAATTGAAGTATATGAGAGGTTGGATGGGGTTAATAATGATACATTTGAGGGCTTAGGTGACTCAGATGAGGACCATCATATGATTGAGTATAAAATTGATGATGTTCCCACTGATAATTTTAATGTTAACCTTACTCTTGCATCTGATGCTATccaagagagaggaaagaaaagagttAGCTCTACTTTGCATGATAAGAAATGCAAGAAGGTTGGGGGTGCTGCACAACTATCTCAGCAATTGAGTCGTCTTATTGATGCAGTGGAGAAGAAAAGTACAGTGCCATCCAAGATGATTGATAAACCTGGACGTAGTATCGATGAGGTGATGGACGTAGTGCATATGATGCCTGAGATGGTAGCACAACCTGAACTGCTTTTGATTGCTGCTGAGGTGCTCCTTAAAAGAGAACATCGAGAGATGTTTATGGCACTCCGAGATACCAATCTTCGAATTGAATGGCTCAAGCGAATGTCAAACTTACATAAGTAG
- the LOC120104935 gene encoding protein ALP1-like, translating to MSKDIISPLDKEFKNIPSKIRDDHRWWPYFKDCIGAIDGTHIPVKISPSKQVPYIGRKGIPTQNVMACCDFDMRFTFVCAGWEGTAHDTRIFLDAIHRKELQFPHPPRGKYYLVDAGYPHMLGYMRPYKGERYHLPDFRRGSQPKGMHEIFNHAHSSLRCTIERTFGCWKSRWRMLSTMPNFSYHKQVQIVVASMAIHNFIRNHAIKDLEFQPYDDNEDLLPSDCLEINEPQEELSAEQSQILGNREMDILRDHIASQLIAR from the exons ATGTCCAAGGATATTATTAGCCCGCTGgataaagagttcaaaaatattCCAAGTAAAATCCGCGATGATCATCGTTGGTGGCCTTATTTTAAGGACTGCATTGGAGCAATTGATGGCACCCATATACCAGTGAAAATTTCTCCATCCAAACAAGTACCATATATTGGCCGAAAAGGGATTCCTACACAAAATGTTATGGCTTGTTGTGATTTTGATATGCGTTTCACTTTTGTTTGTGCTGGATGGGAAGGTACTGCTCATGATACTCGTATTTTTTTAGATGCTATACACAGAAAAGAGCTCCAATTTCCACACCCACCTAGAG gtAAATATTATTTGGTGGATGCAGGATATCCTCACATGTTGGGATATATGAGGCCTTACAAAGGGGAGAGGTATCATTTACCAGATTTTCGACGTGGAAGTCAACCAAAGGGTATGCATGAAATCTTTAATCATGCACATTCCTCCCTGAGATGCACTATTGAGAGGACATTCGGATGCTGGAAAAGTAGATGGAGAATGTTGAGTACCATGCCCAACTTTTCTTATCATAAACAAGTCCAAATTGTGGTGGCTTCCATGGCTATTCATAATTTTATTAGAAATCATGCAATCAAAGATTTGGAGTTTCAGCCTTATGATGATAATGAGGATCTACTCCCTTCTGATTGTTTAGAGATTAATGAACCACAGGAAGAACTGAGTGCAGAGCAAAGCCAAATATTGGGTAACCGTGAGATGGATATTCTGCGTGATCATATTGCTTCTCAACTTATAGCTCGTTGA